A genomic region of Thermogemmata fonticola contains the following coding sequences:
- a CDS encoding amidohydrolase family protein — protein sequence MRSYQARWVVPMDRPPLPGGVVAVAGDTIVSVTPAGETPADVDLGDVILLPGLINVHTHLDLSEAAACRPASASAAVPLPDWLEQVVAIRRHQTFAQRQEAMQAGLLACWQAGVTTVGDIVTDPQLWPMLTRSPLRGVAFLEVLGLTLPRAEAARRAAEAWLTPALSGASSLAGTSPLAGFPVSAAAPSSESAEPAPCRWRRGVSPHAPYSVRRELFAAALDLAAQGQCPVAIHLAESQEEAELLHTRRGAFRDLLQRLGVWDPAGLIPSWEALLAWASSHRGPVLWIHANYLAPRSLPAHHTVVYCPRTHAAFGHSPYPLPGWRHAGVRLCLATDSLASNPDLNLLAEARFVHQRYPDLPAEEVLGMITREAAAALGSEAQLGTLTPGKAADLIVLPWPPGIPTHTDPCRAILESAVPVAGVMIAGRWLSVPNNRRQSPSLPENDGEQRPAPPENGEQ from the coding sequence GTGAGAAGCTATCAGGCCCGCTGGGTCGTCCCGATGGATCGGCCTCCGTTGCCCGGAGGAGTGGTGGCCGTCGCGGGTGACACCATCGTCTCGGTCACACCGGCTGGCGAAACCCCCGCCGATGTGGACCTGGGAGACGTAATCCTCCTGCCCGGCCTCATCAACGTCCATACTCATTTAGACCTGAGCGAGGCGGCAGCCTGCCGGCCTGCCTCGGCGTCCGCCGCCGTTCCCTTGCCCGACTGGTTGGAGCAGGTGGTCGCTATCCGCCGCCATCAGACCTTTGCCCAGCGGCAGGAAGCCATGCAAGCCGGGCTGCTGGCGTGCTGGCAGGCTGGTGTCACCACGGTCGGGGATATTGTCACAGATCCGCAGCTTTGGCCGATGCTAACGCGGTCCCCCCTGCGAGGCGTGGCCTTCCTGGAAGTGCTCGGTTTGACGCTGCCCCGTGCGGAGGCGGCACGCCGAGCGGCCGAGGCATGGCTGACCCCGGCGCTCTCCGGCGCTTCCTCCCTCGCTGGCACTTCTCCGCTGGCCGGTTTCCCCGTCTCTGCCGCTGCCCCGTCCTCCGAATCAGCGGAACCTGCTCCCTGCCGCTGGCGTCGAGGTGTCAGTCCCCATGCTCCCTACAGCGTGCGCCGGGAACTTTTCGCCGCCGCTTTGGACCTAGCCGCACAGGGGCAATGCCCCGTAGCGATTCACCTGGCCGAAAGCCAGGAGGAAGCGGAGCTGTTGCATACCCGCCGCGGTGCCTTTCGGGACCTGCTCCAGCGCCTCGGCGTGTGGGACCCCGCCGGACTGATCCCTTCCTGGGAAGCCCTTCTGGCCTGGGCTAGCTCCCACCGTGGGCCAGTACTGTGGATTCACGCGAATTACCTGGCCCCCCGAAGTTTGCCGGCGCATCACACGGTGGTGTACTGCCCACGAACCCATGCGGCCTTCGGCCATTCCCCTTATCCTCTCCCAGGCTGGCGGCACGCCGGGGTCCGCCTCTGCTTGGCCACGGATAGCCTCGCTTCCAACCCCGACCTGAACCTTCTCGCGGAGGCTCGCTTCGTCCACCAGCGCTATCCCGATCTACCTGCGGAAGAAGTCCTGGGGATGATCACCCGTGAGGCCGCCGCTGCCCTGGGAAGCGAAGCCCAACTCGGCACGCTCACCCCTGGCAAAGCCGCCGATCTGATCGTCCTTCCCTGGCCCCCTGGAATCCCGACGCATACCGACCCTTGCCGGGCCATCCTGGAATCGGCGGTACCCGTAGCCGGAGTCATGATCGCAGGCCGATGGCTTTCCGTTCCCAATAACAGAAGGCAATCGCCCTCCCTTCCCGAAAACGACGGGGAACAGCGACCCGCCCCTCCCGAAAACGGGGAACAATGA
- a CDS encoding GNAT family N-acetyltransferase, with translation MRSERIVVWETFDLNDPLTQAAGDLYEQTLAPEERIPWIWIEKAVENRRHRKRNFRQEWTKHLFLAAREADLEAPPRLAGYAYGAYLPGFCGYLCYLGVAEWARRLGVGTRLMEQFFRQMAVDAGELGEPLPFVLWESRRPEADAGEAAWQLWTARVRLFQRVGAWWIEGVDFLTPNFAANDEGEEEAEPVPLQLFLRPMEEPVSALSSERLRQIIAQLQQTVYRRGPGDDLYEQTLPPGCQPQLRPAWQAAQRPTPTPVAAGVRA, from the coding sequence GTGCGTTCGGAACGTATCGTGGTGTGGGAAACCTTCGACTTGAACGATCCCCTGACGCAAGCCGCTGGGGACTTGTACGAGCAGACCTTGGCTCCGGAAGAGCGCATCCCGTGGATTTGGATCGAGAAGGCGGTGGAGAATCGGCGGCATCGCAAGCGGAACTTCCGTCAGGAATGGACCAAGCATTTGTTTCTGGCAGCACGTGAAGCCGACCTGGAAGCTCCGCCGCGCTTAGCGGGCTACGCCTACGGGGCCTATCTGCCGGGTTTCTGCGGCTATCTGTGCTACCTGGGGGTCGCGGAGTGGGCACGGCGATTGGGCGTGGGGACCCGCCTGATGGAGCAATTTTTTCGGCAGATGGCGGTAGATGCCGGGGAGTTAGGAGAACCCCTGCCGTTTGTGCTCTGGGAGAGCCGCCGGCCAGAGGCGGACGCGGGGGAAGCCGCCTGGCAACTCTGGACGGCCCGTGTGCGCCTGTTCCAGCGCGTCGGGGCGTGGTGGATCGAAGGGGTGGATTTTCTCACGCCCAACTTCGCGGCCAATGATGAGGGGGAGGAAGAAGCCGAGCCGGTCCCGCTGCAACTGTTCCTACGCCCGATGGAGGAACCGGTTTCGGCGTTGAGTAGCGAGCGGCTCCGACAGATCATCGCCCAGTTGCAGCAGACGGTGTACCGCCGGGGACCGGGGGATGATCTGTATGAGCAGACGCTGCCGCCGGGATGCCAGCCGCAATTGCGTCCTGCCTGGCAAGCGGCGCAAAGACCAACCCCCACGCCAGTGGCCGCCGGAGTGCGCGCGTGA
- a CDS encoding DUF1549 and DUF1553 domain-containing protein, whose protein sequence is MKTERCHWTPSLRLGIAAGLFVLFAPSGQGAVPLPTGGEIATVDFERHLMGLLTKAGCNMGSCHGSFQGKNGFRLSLFGYEPAMDYAALTRDNLGRRLNPQQPEASLLLLKATGQVPHEGGMRFGKGSWMYQMFVEWVRQGAKWTPGSGTVERLEVVPGDFALLADGKSLQVRVTAHFADGSQEEVTPFCDFKISDDAVAHLSPLGQLTPKQPGDAALTVLYRGQVRSIRVLVPAPRREAAYPTLPEHNFIDREVFAKLRLLNIVPADLAPDAVFLRRVYIDTIGQLPTPEEVRAFLADTDPKKREKLIDRLLAHPLHAALWATKLSDVTGNNTQALENPAQIQPRRSQMWQDWLRKRIADNVPYDQIVRDILTATSRDDMTPEEWIAFAQRVDEQMLAGAQTDYPSKKTLDLFWRRQQQVPIEQWGEKVAAAFLGIRLECAQCHKHPTDRWTQEDYWAFANIFAGVIYQNNQFSSPEVRKLVDAVNAQRRAKVTQQNQAILLRELFVPRQIPNNRLRPNPGTGRVPTPKALGGPEIPLQAGVDPRLRLVEWMTRPDNPFFARAFVNRVWAHYFGIGLVHPVDDFSQANPPSNPRLLDALAQEFIRSGYNIRHLEKLILTSRTYQLDSTVNDSNKFDTNNYSRAYIRPLMAEQVVDILNCALGVNEPFTGPDAVFNGMKMIEVGSSRLVGNVAYVLRIFGRPPRTTACDCERAMEPALPQTLFRMTDPSLLAKFNQPQGRAVQLARSRLSNEEVTDELFLATLSRYPTAQEKAAALEHFRTARTRQEAIIDILWALINTREFILNH, encoded by the coding sequence ATGAAGACCGAACGCTGCCATTGGACTCCTTCTCTCCGTCTGGGCATCGCCGCTGGGCTGTTCGTCCTGTTCGCTCCGTCGGGCCAAGGGGCCGTACCCCTCCCCACGGGCGGAGAGATCGCCACGGTGGACTTCGAGCGCCACCTCATGGGTCTGCTCACCAAAGCCGGCTGCAATATGGGGAGCTGCCACGGTTCGTTCCAGGGAAAAAACGGCTTTCGCCTGTCCCTGTTCGGCTACGAACCGGCGATGGATTACGCCGCCTTGACGCGGGACAACCTGGGCCGTCGGCTCAATCCCCAGCAGCCGGAAGCCAGCCTGCTTTTGCTCAAGGCGACCGGCCAGGTTCCCCACGAAGGCGGGATGCGCTTCGGCAAGGGAAGCTGGATGTACCAGATGTTTGTGGAATGGGTCCGCCAGGGGGCGAAGTGGACGCCGGGCAGCGGCACGGTGGAGCGCCTGGAAGTAGTGCCGGGCGATTTCGCCTTGCTGGCGGACGGGAAGAGCTTGCAGGTGCGGGTCACCGCCCACTTCGCTGATGGCAGCCAGGAAGAGGTCACCCCCTTCTGCGACTTCAAGATCAGCGATGACGCCGTGGCCCATCTCAGTCCCCTCGGCCAACTCACCCCCAAACAACCCGGCGATGCCGCCCTGACGGTGCTCTACCGGGGACAAGTGCGCTCCATCCGCGTGCTCGTCCCGGCGCCGAGACGGGAAGCCGCCTACCCCACCCTGCCGGAGCATAACTTCATCGATCGGGAAGTCTTCGCCAAACTCCGGCTGCTCAATATCGTCCCGGCGGATCTGGCTCCCGATGCTGTCTTCCTGCGCCGGGTGTACATCGACACCATCGGGCAACTTCCTACGCCGGAGGAAGTCCGCGCCTTCCTCGCCGACACCGACCCCAAAAAGCGGGAAAAACTGATCGATCGGTTGCTGGCCCATCCGCTCCATGCCGCCCTGTGGGCCACCAAACTCTCGGATGTCACGGGGAATAACACCCAGGCGCTGGAGAACCCAGCGCAGATCCAACCCCGCCGTTCCCAAATGTGGCAGGATTGGCTGCGCAAGCGCATCGCCGACAACGTTCCCTACGACCAGATCGTACGGGACATCCTCACCGCGACCAGCCGGGACGACATGACCCCGGAAGAGTGGATCGCCTTCGCTCAGCGTGTGGATGAGCAGATGCTGGCCGGCGCCCAGACCGACTATCCGTCCAAAAAGACGCTCGACCTCTTCTGGCGCCGGCAGCAGCAAGTGCCGATTGAGCAGTGGGGCGAAAAGGTGGCCGCCGCCTTCCTCGGCATCCGCCTGGAGTGCGCTCAGTGCCACAAGCATCCCACGGACCGCTGGACGCAGGAGGATTACTGGGCCTTCGCCAATATCTTCGCGGGGGTGATATATCAGAACAATCAGTTCAGCAGCCCCGAAGTGAGAAAGCTGGTCGATGCTGTCAACGCGCAGCGCCGAGCCAAGGTGACGCAACAGAACCAGGCGATCCTGCTGCGGGAGCTGTTCGTCCCCCGCCAGATTCCGAACAACCGCTTGCGTCCTAACCCCGGCACTGGCCGCGTCCCCACTCCGAAAGCTCTGGGCGGCCCGGAAATCCCGCTCCAAGCTGGCGTCGACCCCCGCCTCCGCCTCGTCGAGTGGATGACCCGCCCGGACAATCCCTTCTTCGCCCGTGCCTTCGTCAACCGCGTCTGGGCCCATTACTTCGGCATCGGCCTGGTCCACCCCGTCGATGACTTCTCCCAAGCCAACCCGCCGAGCAATCCCCGCCTGCTCGACGCGCTGGCCCAAGAGTTCATCCGCAGCGGCTACAACATCCGCCACCTGGAAAAACTGATCCTCACCAGCCGCACCTACCAACTGGACTCCACCGTCAACGACAGCAATAAGTTCGACACGAATAACTATTCCCGCGCCTACATCCGGCCTCTGATGGCCGAGCAGGTGGTGGACATCCTCAACTGCGCCCTGGGGGTCAACGAGCCGTTTACCGGCCCGGATGCCGTCTTCAACGGGATGAAGATGATCGAAGTCGGTTCCAGCCGCCTTGTCGGGAATGTGGCCTACGTGCTGCGGATCTTTGGCCGCCCGCCCCGGACCACCGCCTGCGACTGCGAGCGCGCTATGGAACCCGCCCTGCCCCAAACCCTCTTCCGCATGACGGACCCCAGCCTGCTCGCCAAGTTCAATCAACCGCAGGGCCGGGCCGTGCAATTGGCTCGTTCCCGCTTGAGCAACGAAGAAGTTACGGACGAGCTGTTCCTGGCTACCCTCAGCCGCTATCCCACGGCGCAGGAAAAAGCCGCTGCCCTGGAACACTTCCGCACCGCACGCACCCGCCAGGAGGCGATCATCGATATCCTCTGGGCCTTGATCAACACCCGCGAGTTTATCCTGAACCACTAG